In Bythopirellula goksoeyrii, a single window of DNA contains:
- a CDS encoding sulfatase family protein — MSALLKSTWLSLALFLPQSLLAANRPNVLFLFADDWGRQASFYAELEKEKGISDAVSTPNFDRIAREGVLFLQAFVNAPSCTPCRSSLLSGQHFWRTGRGAILRGAVWDPEIPSWPLLLRDSGYHLGKSWKVWSPGTPRDAPFGEQMYAYEETGGRINQFSQNVTELSASGKSVDEAKQALLDEVRENFRSFLADNKDDQPFCYWFGPTNVHRKWERGSGKVLWGIDPDSLKGKLPPFLPDVPEVREDIADYLGEVQAFDAEMGVLLDELKQSGKYENTLIIASGDHGPPGFPHGKCNLYDFGTQVALAIAGPRVHGGRVVDDFVCLPDLAPTILEAAEVSVPEVMTARSLWPVLASERSGQVDPARDAVFMGRERHVASARAGYLPYPQRAIRTADYLFIINFHPERYPLGDPTGLEGSNPATEEAIRENTHITLADEDAGPTKAWLVEHRSDSQWKRYFDNAYGKRPREELFDLKKDPDQMHNVAADPDYALVVDNLRERLLTELRETGDPRLIDDGKYFETPPLAGPLPEEKIEVKKRE, encoded by the coding sequence ATGTCCGCGCTGCTAAAGTCAACTTGGTTAAGTCTTGCATTGTTTCTGCCTCAAAGCTTGCTGGCAGCCAATCGCCCGAACGTTCTATTCCTCTTTGCCGATGATTGGGGGAGGCAAGCGAGTTTCTACGCGGAGTTGGAGAAGGAAAAGGGGATAAGCGATGCGGTGAGTACGCCCAATTTCGACCGCATTGCACGTGAGGGCGTACTGTTTCTCCAGGCTTTTGTGAATGCACCCTCTTGCACTCCGTGCCGAAGTTCTTTGCTATCGGGCCAACATTTTTGGCGGACCGGACGCGGTGCGATTCTGCGGGGAGCTGTGTGGGACCCAGAAATTCCCAGTTGGCCCCTGTTGCTAAGAGATAGCGGATACCACCTTGGAAAGAGTTGGAAGGTCTGGAGCCCCGGGACTCCTCGTGATGCCCCCTTCGGAGAACAAATGTATGCCTATGAGGAGACAGGTGGACGCATCAATCAGTTTTCTCAGAATGTTACCGAGCTTTCGGCCTCCGGAAAGTCGGTAGACGAAGCGAAACAAGCACTTCTGGATGAGGTCCGAGAAAACTTCCGGAGTTTTCTTGCTGATAACAAGGACGACCAGCCGTTCTGTTATTGGTTTGGTCCCACGAATGTCCATCGTAAGTGGGAGCGAGGCTCGGGAAAAGTGTTATGGGGGATCGACCCCGATTCTCTCAAAGGAAAACTACCTCCGTTTCTCCCCGACGTGCCTGAAGTCAGAGAGGATATAGCGGATTATCTGGGAGAGGTCCAAGCATTTGATGCCGAGATGGGAGTACTGTTAGACGAATTAAAACAGTCTGGCAAATATGAAAACACGCTCATCATTGCCAGCGGCGATCATGGGCCTCCTGGTTTCCCACATGGAAAATGCAATCTCTACGACTTTGGGACCCAAGTCGCACTAGCGATCGCCGGACCAAGGGTTCATGGCGGTCGGGTTGTAGACGACTTTGTTTGTCTGCCTGATCTGGCGCCGACGATTCTTGAAGCGGCGGAGGTGTCGGTTCCTGAAGTGATGACAGCTCGCAGCCTTTGGCCGGTACTCGCTTCTGAACGATCGGGCCAAGTGGACCCGGCCCGCGATGCGGTGTTTATGGGTCGTGAGCGACACGTCGCAAGTGCCCGCGCGGGCTATCTGCCATATCCGCAGCGCGCCATACGCACAGCCGACTACTTGTTCATTATCAATTTTCATCCGGAGCGGTATCCTCTCGGCGATCCTACCGGTCTGGAGGGAAGCAATCCTGCTACAGAGGAAGCAATTCGTGAGAATACGCATATCACGCTGGCCGATGAGGATGCGGGTCCAACCAAGGCCTGGCTCGTGGAGCATCGCAGCGATTCCCAATGGAAGCGATACTTCGATAATGCTTATGGAAAACGGCCACGAGAAGAGTTGTTCGACCTCAAGAAGGATCCAGACCAGATGCACAATGTAGCGGCCGACCCAGACTACGCATTAGTAGTGGATAATCTCCGGGAACGGCTATTGACCGAATTACGTGAGACAGGCGATCCACGCCTGATCGACGATGGCAAATATTTTGAAACACCGCCGCTAGCGGGGCCGCTGCCTGAGGAGAAGATCGAAGTCAAGAAGCGAGAATGA
- a CDS encoding FecR domain-containing protein: MTAPEKRIHELIDFVLDGSCTDKQRQEFAAILDEHPELIKGLASEVFVHSLLLWQREDITRDLSSLDKAQTVEKGSSALTAESRSESVDGLRRFTTWAIAAVLLIGGGFVFWQTRPQSNWQERAVAEIVDSDSVSWKDGSTALKQGDLVVPGRLRTEGGDFTMQFRSGPIVHVIGAVSMMVESDMLVHLDSGQATARVPHELKGFTIKTPVIDVIDQGTEFGVAIREDGFTDVVVFDGKVDLADHISNKIDPTRLVQGQAARVSRQGTMQRIMQVGRDQKGGWWTSDYPSSGVNVIQEVRDNIPPADGLDYFCYQISYHGLDEDVFAYVDDPHQWNGIDERGLPSFLRGADFVKTFNDYRYMEYFQMTVSLSQPANLYVFFDDRVPPPKWLTDQFEDTGENIGLDEGPWPARDKALRPDLPVYQNAVGAGNSIDNIFSVWQRRCDDTTPVVLGIMGEERQARAMYGIAATPLDVTSVSAKDHSILN, encoded by the coding sequence ATGACCGCGCCGGAAAAACGTATTCACGAATTGATTGATTTTGTTTTGGATGGTTCGTGTACCGACAAGCAGCGACAGGAATTTGCCGCGATCCTCGACGAGCATCCTGAATTAATTAAGGGGCTAGCTAGCGAGGTCTTCGTCCACAGCCTGCTGCTCTGGCAACGAGAAGACATCACTCGCGATTTATCATCCTTGGACAAGGCTCAGACTGTAGAGAAAGGAAGTTCGGCATTGACCGCCGAGAGCCGTTCCGAATCTGTGGATGGGTTGCGCCGTTTTACGACGTGGGCCATTGCGGCAGTACTCTTGATTGGAGGGGGATTCGTTTTCTGGCAGACGCGTCCGCAATCGAATTGGCAAGAACGTGCCGTTGCAGAGATTGTTGATAGTGATAGTGTTTCTTGGAAGGACGGATCAACGGCCCTCAAGCAGGGCGATCTCGTAGTACCGGGTCGATTGCGAACCGAAGGTGGAGATTTCACCATGCAGTTTCGCTCGGGGCCAATCGTACATGTGATCGGTGCCGTCTCAATGATGGTTGAGTCGGACATGTTGGTGCATCTTGATAGCGGCCAGGCAACGGCTCGTGTTCCCCATGAGTTGAAGGGCTTCACGATCAAGACCCCCGTGATCGACGTAATTGATCAGGGCACCGAGTTCGGTGTAGCAATTCGTGAGGATGGCTTTACGGACGTGGTCGTGTTCGACGGTAAGGTGGACTTAGCTGACCATATCAGCAACAAAATAGACCCTACTCGCTTAGTGCAAGGACAAGCTGCTCGCGTCAGTCGACAAGGCACAATGCAACGCATCATGCAAGTTGGCCGAGATCAAAAAGGAGGTTGGTGGACTTCTGACTACCCCAGCTCAGGCGTCAATGTCATTCAAGAGGTTCGGGACAATATCCCTCCAGCGGACGGATTAGATTATTTTTGTTACCAGATTTCCTATCACGGCCTGGACGAAGATGTTTTTGCTTATGTCGACGATCCCCACCAATGGAATGGTATCGACGAACGAGGACTGCCAAGTTTTCTGCGAGGAGCAGATTTCGTCAAGACGTTTAACGACTATCGTTATATGGAATATTTTCAGATGACTGTATCGCTTTCACAGCCTGCAAATCTATATGTTTTTTTTGATGATCGTGTACCTCCACCCAAGTGGCTCACTGACCAGTTTGAAGACACAGGAGAGAACATTGGCCTGGATGAAGGTCCCTGGCCTGCGCGTGATAAAGCCTTGCGGCCCGATCTGCCGGTGTATCAAAACGCCGTGGGTGCTGGTAATAGCATCGACAACATATTCTCGGTTTGGCAGCGACGGTGTGACGACACAACTCCAGTTGTGCTGGGTATCATGGGGGAAGAAAGGCAAGCACGTGCCATGTATGGAATCGCTGCAACGCCATTGGATGTCACGTCTGTTTCAGCGAAGGATCATTCGATTCTAAACTAG
- a CDS encoding sigma-70 family RNA polymerase sigma factor produces MDLLTSHQRKLHAYICTLMLGDAAAADVLQDTNIDLWAKIGEYDFGRPFLPWAFSFARQRVMAFRKSQSRSRLLFSEAAMARIEEECSRLAEEADTRMAALQNCLKKLNERQRYLIDERYDARTSVKMLAARLGESAHNVASQLHRIRASLARCIDVTLAAEERA; encoded by the coding sequence GTGGATCTGCTCACATCGCATCAGCGCAAGCTCCATGCATACATTTGTACGCTAATGCTTGGGGACGCAGCCGCAGCGGATGTCTTGCAGGACACGAATATTGACCTTTGGGCTAAGATTGGCGAATACGATTTTGGTCGCCCCTTTCTACCGTGGGCATTTTCTTTTGCACGCCAGCGAGTGATGGCGTTTCGCAAGAGTCAGTCGCGATCCAGGTTGCTTTTCAGCGAAGCTGCCATGGCACGCATCGAAGAAGAATGTTCACGGCTGGCTGAAGAGGCGGACACGCGAATGGCTGCTTTGCAGAATTGTTTGAAGAAGCTCAACGAGCGGCAGCGGTATCTGATTGACGAGCGCTATGACGCTAGAACCTCGGTCAAAATGCTTGCAGCCAGGCTGGGCGAGTCAGCCCACAACGTGGCCTCCCAGTTGCACCGAATTCGCGCAAGTCTCGCACGTTGCATCGATGTCACCCTGGCAGCGGAGGAAAGAGCATGA
- a CDS encoding PEP-CTERM sorting domain-containing protein (PEP-CTERM proteins occur, often in large numbers, in the proteomes of bacteria that also encode an exosortase, a predicted intramembrane cysteine proteinase. The presence of a PEP-CTERM domain at a protein's C-terminus predicts cleavage within the sorting domain, followed by covalent anchoring to some some component of the (usually Gram-negative) cell surface. Many PEP-CTERM proteins exhibit an unusual sequence composition that includes large numbers of potential glycosylation sites. Expression of one such protein has been shown restore the ability of a bacterium to form floc, a type of biofilm.), which yields MKMKLTEITRVSWGVLMALSFVLLSGSNLRAEVQSDFDPGGTYFGGTEGWFNYGGSLGPNPPTTTTPTGGTTLWMEVQPQQYYGKMTSQSWATPDITVSDWNSHTNLEFDVIVNSSWIPSASTNVEVEFQVGGGSAGEVNQYANPTIDTSLKDTIQHVSIPLASMQPFDPTATYWNLSINLYPGYAYEWDSANPNAVPYDARYYIDNVEWTGVVPEPTSLLLLGSCSLLLIGSRRKRC from the coding sequence ATGAAGATGAAATTGACTGAAATTACACGAGTTTCCTGGGGAGTCCTGATGGCTTTGAGTTTTGTACTCCTAAGCGGGTCAAATCTTCGGGCAGAAGTTCAGTCGGACTTTGATCCGGGAGGGACTTATTTTGGTGGTACCGAGGGTTGGTTCAATTACGGTGGTTCCTTAGGCCCCAATCCTCCTACAACTACGACTCCAACCGGTGGTACGACTTTATGGATGGAGGTTCAACCTCAGCAGTACTACGGGAAGATGACAAGCCAGAGTTGGGCGACTCCCGATATTACAGTATCCGATTGGAACTCGCATACCAATCTTGAGTTCGATGTGATTGTCAATAGTTCGTGGATTCCCAGTGCTTCAACAAACGTTGAAGTAGAATTTCAAGTCGGAGGCGGTTCTGCCGGCGAAGTGAATCAGTATGCCAATCCCACAATCGATACTTCGCTAAAGGACACAATTCAGCACGTGTCAATTCCTCTTGCAAGCATGCAGCCTTTTGATCCTACCGCCACTTACTGGAACCTCTCAATCAACTTGTATCCCGGCTATGCCTATGAGTGGGACTCTGCGAACCCGAATGCGGTTCCTTACGATGCCCGCTACTACATCGACAACGTCGAGTGGACTGGTGTAGTTCCCGAACCTACTTCATTGCTCCTACTCGGTTCATGCAGTCTTTTGCTGATCGGCTCGCGCCGGAAGCGTTGCTAA
- a CDS encoding PEP-CTERM sorting domain-containing protein — protein MRCSGTIFSLITLAALLQCQTAQAQVVLQDFEGPLPGPQEYPGGWSFSGGGADPTPMPIMQTQISDQVAAAGIQSFQLDIDGTPHAGTWGWYGGFGGFFGFYGPGFGFAAGQAGAGNPANYEFSFDIMVQGNTTDTPVGGSVSTYDPDLNDDEDPEGDDGANTWSSEFTVTPLTNGIWNHVVWQLDSGTPPTSDAAVPTPYFDDETNISFQLFFNNGGFDIDSGNIINFDNIQLEFIPPTIVAGDFDEDGDVDGNDFLVWQRDQNVGSLSDWQDNYNAPASTVNIASVPEPASLLLALSAALFAGFRRRRS, from the coding sequence ATGAGGTGCTCAGGTACTATCTTCAGTTTGATCACATTGGCAGCGCTGTTGCAGTGCCAAACCGCGCAGGCTCAAGTCGTCTTGCAAGATTTTGAAGGACCCTTGCCCGGACCTCAGGAGTATCCTGGTGGGTGGAGTTTCTCCGGCGGTGGTGCAGATCCAACTCCGATGCCAATCATGCAAACTCAGATCAGTGATCAGGTTGCTGCCGCAGGTATCCAAAGCTTCCAGCTTGACATTGATGGAACGCCACATGCTGGCACTTGGGGATGGTACGGAGGTTTTGGCGGATTTTTTGGCTTCTATGGTCCTGGCTTCGGTTTTGCCGCAGGACAAGCGGGTGCTGGTAATCCTGCCAACTACGAATTCTCTTTTGACATCATGGTCCAGGGAAACACTACGGATACACCTGTCGGTGGCTCGGTATCAACCTACGATCCAGATTTAAACGATGATGAAGATCCCGAAGGAGATGATGGGGCCAATACTTGGAGTTCGGAATTCACAGTGACTCCTCTCACCAACGGAATTTGGAACCATGTGGTTTGGCAACTCGATAGCGGGACGCCTCCCACTTCTGATGCTGCTGTTCCTACACCGTACTTTGATGATGAAACAAACATTTCATTCCAACTCTTCTTCAATAATGGCGGGTTTGACATCGACAGTGGGAATATTATCAACTTCGACAACATCCAGCTGGAATTCATTCCTCCGACCATCGTTGCCGGTGACTTCGACGAAGATGGCGACGTAGACGGTAACGACTTCCTGGTCTGGCAGCGTGATCAGAACGTCGGTAGCCTGAGCGACTGGCAAGACAACTACAATGCTCCCGCGTCGACTGTGAATATAGCGTCTGTACCTGAGCCAGCGAGTCTCTTGCTTGCTCTCTCCGCAGCGCTGTTCGCAGGATTCCGCCGCAGGCGATCCTAG
- a CDS encoding DUF1559 domain-containing protein has product MRKAFTLVELLVVIAIIGVLVALLLPAIQAAREAARRSQCKNNLKNIGLSMLNYESSHREFPTGGASYGDRIECYAVNGKAWVGKKQGLSWAYQILPYLEQGALHDIGDTDLVQSTPVSLYNCPSRRGPTLHDSFWGPSYLMDYAGAQPATLGQSTAPAMYIATRDFENCRRVERAFWSPNGGGYSWGRDFGVFDGVIVRSPWKRDGVDPATCGPNPAPGAFLNGVPNPTRIAQITDGTSNTLMIGEKYVYQKDYDGHGNDPSDDRGWLDGWDPDTMRCTMAQPLSDAVWRKLCAPDNPSDQSDYFNQTYMFGSAHPAGFNCVFADGSVHSISYDVPIDVLNSLGTKGGEAGQYEVLDLTGLN; this is encoded by the coding sequence GTGCGAAAAGCGTTTACCCTAGTAGAGCTCTTGGTGGTGATTGCCATTATTGGAGTATTGGTCGCACTATTGCTCCCCGCCATCCAGGCGGCGCGTGAGGCAGCGCGCCGCTCTCAATGCAAAAACAATCTAAAGAACATCGGATTGTCGATGCTGAACTACGAATCTTCTCACCGAGAGTTTCCTACGGGTGGCGCGAGTTATGGAGATCGCATCGAATGCTACGCTGTGAATGGAAAGGCCTGGGTGGGCAAGAAACAAGGCTTAAGTTGGGCTTACCAGATTCTCCCTTATTTGGAGCAAGGGGCATTGCACGACATTGGCGATACCGATCTCGTTCAAAGTACTCCTGTGTCGCTCTATAATTGCCCATCACGTCGCGGACCTACACTGCACGATAGCTTTTGGGGACCGAGTTATTTGATGGATTACGCTGGTGCTCAACCGGCAACACTCGGGCAGAGCACCGCACCAGCCATGTACATCGCCACCCGGGACTTCGAGAATTGCAGACGGGTGGAAAGAGCTTTTTGGAGCCCCAACGGAGGTGGGTACTCCTGGGGCAGAGATTTCGGTGTGTTTGACGGCGTGATTGTTCGCTCTCCCTGGAAACGTGATGGAGTCGACCCTGCCACCTGTGGACCCAACCCAGCCCCAGGGGCATTCCTAAATGGTGTACCTAATCCCACAAGAATTGCTCAGATAACGGATGGCACTTCTAATACGCTGATGATCGGCGAGAAATACGTCTACCAGAAAGACTATGACGGGCATGGTAATGATCCGTCCGATGATCGAGGATGGCTCGACGGCTGGGACCCGGACACGATGCGATGCACGATGGCCCAGCCACTAAGCGATGCGGTATGGCGGAAGCTTTGTGCACCAGATAATCCTTCAGACCAAAGTGATTACTTCAACCAGACGTACATGTTTGGCTCAGCCCATCCGGCAGGCTTCAATTGCGTGTTTGCCGACGGGTCGGTTCACTCGATTAGCTATGACGTGCCCATCGATGTGCTGAACAGCTTGGGTACTAAAGGTGGTGAAGCGGGACAATACGAAGTACTCGACCTCACCGGGCTCAACTGA
- a CDS encoding glycoside hydrolase family 5 protein, with protein sequence MTKKLNALVIAIACLLMLPAGAFAQLPSPTYGWNLGNTLEPPCGEGCWAPAATQAMINAVADAGFNTIRIPVAWDSHANQSAPYTINASWLNRVKQVVDWSLAADLTVVVNTHWDGGWLENNIGNSVNPTINAKMNSYWTQIANTFDSYDDRLLFAAANEPNVDTAAEMSTLTAYYQTFVNAVRGTGGNNTSRWLVVQGPNTDINLTYSLMNTLPNDPTEDRLAVEVHYYDPWQFAGLGEDANWGDMFYFWGDDYESSTLPSRNATHSGEAHLAAQLQKMNTKFVSQGIPVILGEFGAMNRTGNPELTGDNLDLHLASREYYHQLFVDTANSLGIAPFYWDNGWTGANGSGIFDRNSTTVFDQDTVTAVTGGANQPGDFDADGDVDGHDFLAWQRNPSVGDLADWQAIYGDSSLAASTAVPEPSIWEMIALAMLVGSLASAQRSASTRREPAN encoded by the coding sequence ATGACCAAGAAATTGAATGCTCTGGTGATTGCCATCGCTTGCCTGCTGATGCTGCCTGCGGGCGCGTTCGCGCAACTACCTTCGCCGACGTATGGGTGGAATTTGGGTAATACATTGGAGCCGCCTTGCGGCGAAGGTTGCTGGGCCCCAGCGGCAACCCAGGCGATGATCAACGCGGTCGCCGACGCCGGGTTCAACACCATCCGCATTCCCGTGGCGTGGGACAGTCATGCCAACCAATCGGCGCCATACACGATCAACGCCTCCTGGTTGAATCGAGTCAAACAGGTGGTGGACTGGTCTCTTGCCGCGGATCTGACCGTGGTGGTCAATACTCACTGGGATGGTGGTTGGCTGGAAAATAACATTGGAAACTCTGTAAATCCAACGATCAACGCGAAGATGAATTCCTACTGGACTCAGATCGCCAACACCTTTGACAGCTACGATGATCGGTTGTTGTTTGCTGCCGCGAATGAACCGAATGTCGACACTGCCGCTGAGATGTCCACGTTGACGGCTTACTACCAGACCTTTGTCAATGCGGTTCGCGGCACGGGCGGCAACAACACGTCTCGCTGGTTGGTGGTCCAGGGACCGAACACGGATATCAACCTGACCTACTCGCTGATGAACACGTTGCCGAACGACCCGACCGAAGACCGCTTGGCCGTGGAAGTTCACTATTACGACCCCTGGCAGTTTGCCGGACTGGGGGAAGATGCAAATTGGGGCGACATGTTCTACTTTTGGGGAGACGATTACGAATCTTCTACGCTGCCTTCACGCAACGCGACCCACAGTGGGGAAGCCCATCTGGCAGCACAACTACAAAAAATGAACACCAAGTTCGTCAGCCAGGGAATACCTGTGATCCTGGGTGAGTTCGGTGCCATGAATCGCACGGGAAATCCAGAGCTGACCGGCGACAACCTGGATCTGCATCTTGCCTCAAGAGAGTATTATCATCAGCTGTTTGTCGATACGGCCAACAGCTTGGGAATCGCACCCTTCTACTGGGACAATGGTTGGACTGGCGCCAACGGGTCTGGGATTTTCGACCGCAATTCCACTACGGTCTTCGACCAGGACACAGTGACCGCAGTGACCGGTGGCGCCAACCAACCCGGCGACTTTGACGCCGATGGCGATGTCGATGGCCACGATTTTTTAGCTTGGCAAAGAAACCCCAGCGTTGGCGACCTAGCCGATTGGCAAGCGATTTATGGAGATAGTTCCCTTGCGGCGAGTACGGCTGTGCCCGAACCGTCGATTTGGGAGATGATTGCACTCGCCATGTTGGTGGGTAGTCTCGCATCGGCCCAACGGTCAGCTTCGACGCGGAGAGAGCCCGCAAATTAA
- a CDS encoding glycoside hydrolase family 44 protein codes for MWNLCCFGSAIAAILSSLVGASMALAIIPDDPGPAQVQFTINASQNVKAISPWIYGTNFGTVPNAMSNRIGGNRLTGYNWENNASNAGGDWYHHSDFGMATGPNDPPGYAFRSAIQNATDGEAVLVTVPMAGYVAADGNGTVDETEIAPSPRWKEVVPQKSTIYPGSSLSTSPNKSDGYVFTDELANWVEDYKAPNQPVFYSLDNEIGLWGETLPPGWQSGAEPRPWENPPVPAVPPTSGGRTHPTIHPFNPSFAELRDKTIAHAGAIKDVNPNAIVFGGVGYGWTDFTNLSDAPDAVTNPSHPAGDETGEMHYHEWLLQQVHDAEVAQGRKLMDVLDLHWYTEVYADGQRITGDVTTRAAVAARVQATRSLWDPTYVEDSWISQWGTWEGNPGNNGPIKLLPRVQRDIDDFNPGTKIAITEYNYGGNNHISGAIAQADALGIFGREGVFAANVWGGGTYINGAFDMYLNYDGAGGTFGSTSIEAETSSIAESAVYASIDESDPNRLLVVAINRTGEEITTGISVAHDQIFDLAEVYQLTGSSPNPQRVADIDIDLLNAFQYTMPAYSVTTLVLHATNLQGDFDDDGDVDGHDFLAWQRNPSVGDLVDWQNGYGDISQISATVSVPEPTTAGLVAGLLILFGMGRTNEQMRFTLIHSFRRHRES; via the coding sequence ATGTGGAATTTATGTTGTTTTGGTTCGGCGATCGCCGCAATTCTGAGCTCGCTAGTTGGCGCCTCGATGGCGCTGGCGATCATCCCCGATGATCCCGGCCCGGCCCAGGTGCAGTTCACTATCAACGCCTCACAAAATGTAAAGGCTATCTCGCCCTGGATCTACGGAACGAATTTCGGCACGGTCCCGAACGCAATGTCCAACCGCATAGGTGGAAATCGGTTGACCGGTTATAACTGGGAAAACAATGCGTCGAACGCCGGGGGGGACTGGTATCATCACAGTGACTTCGGCATGGCAACTGGACCCAATGATCCTCCGGGATACGCCTTCCGCAGCGCGATCCAAAACGCTACAGATGGAGAGGCCGTGCTCGTCACGGTCCCCATGGCCGGCTACGTGGCAGCTGACGGCAATGGTACCGTCGACGAAACGGAGATCGCTCCTTCGCCGCGTTGGAAGGAAGTGGTTCCACAAAAGTCGACGATCTACCCTGGCTCTTCGCTCTCAACTAGCCCGAATAAGTCTGACGGCTACGTATTTACCGATGAGCTGGCTAATTGGGTCGAGGATTATAAAGCCCCCAATCAACCCGTCTTTTACAGTCTCGACAATGAAATAGGCCTGTGGGGAGAGACGCTGCCTCCCGGATGGCAATCGGGCGCCGAGCCAAGACCTTGGGAAAACCCACCGGTGCCAGCGGTCCCACCCACCTCTGGTGGTCGAACCCATCCGACGATTCATCCGTTTAATCCTTCATTTGCTGAATTGCGTGACAAAACGATCGCTCACGCCGGCGCAATCAAGGACGTGAATCCCAACGCGATCGTGTTCGGTGGCGTCGGCTACGGTTGGACCGATTTCACGAACTTATCAGACGCCCCGGATGCTGTCACTAATCCTTCGCACCCCGCAGGTGATGAGACGGGCGAGATGCACTACCACGAGTGGCTGCTGCAGCAAGTGCACGATGCGGAAGTCGCCCAAGGCCGAAAGCTAATGGACGTTCTGGATCTGCATTGGTACACAGAAGTTTATGCAGACGGACAGCGCATTACGGGGGATGTCACGACACGAGCCGCCGTGGCTGCTCGTGTCCAGGCGACTCGCTCGTTGTGGGACCCGACTTACGTCGAAGACAGTTGGATCAGTCAGTGGGGCACCTGGGAGGGCAATCCGGGAAATAATGGACCAATTAAGCTGCTCCCGCGCGTCCAGCGTGACATCGACGATTTCAATCCCGGCACCAAGATTGCCATCACCGAATACAACTATGGCGGCAACAACCATATCTCCGGCGCGATCGCCCAAGCCGACGCGCTGGGAATTTTTGGACGCGAAGGCGTCTTCGCGGCCAATGTCTGGGGAGGTGGGACCTACATCAACGGCGCGTTCGATATGTACCTTAATTACGATGGAGCAGGTGGCACTTTCGGTAGTACCTCGATCGAAGCCGAAACTTCGAGCATCGCCGAGTCGGCCGTGTATGCAAGCATTGATGAGAGCGATCCGAACCGGTTGCTCGTTGTCGCAATTAACCGCACGGGTGAAGAGATAACGACAGGTATCTCGGTGGCCCACGATCAGATTTTCGATCTCGCCGAAGTGTACCAACTCACCGGCTCGAGCCCAAACCCGCAAAGGGTGGCCGACATCGATATCGACTTGCTCAACGCCTTCCAATACACGATGCCAGCCTACAGCGTCACCACACTTGTCTTACACGCAACTAACCTCCAAGGTGATTTCGATGACGACGGTGATGTTGATGGCCACGATTTTTTAGCTTGGCAAAGAAACCCCAGCGTTGGCGACCTAGTCGACTGGCAAAATGGATACGGCGACATCTCTCAGATTTCGGCCACAGTAAGTGTCCCCGAGCCAACTACTGCTGGGTTGGTTGCCGGGCTTCTGATATTGTTTGGAATGGGTCGAACGAACGAACAAATGCGATTTACTTTGATTCATAGTTTTAGACGGCATCGGGAAAGTTAG